ATCGATCAGAAAGCATGGCCTCAGGCTCCTCTCACAGAACAAGCGGACGCACCCTTTCCGGGTGTGCCCGCTCGGGCGAGAGCTCGCGTGGCCGTCTGAGGCCGCAGTCCCTACGCTGGCATTACCCAGATCAGGTTCTTGGGTCGGGACCGCACTGGGTCCCCTCTCAGCCGGCATGCGCCAGCTCCCCTAATCAGCTGCAATTGTAGCACAACAAGTGCAAAGTCAGCTCGGCACCCGTGACAAGAGGGACCGCGAGCTCCTTGTGAGCATGCGCCGAAAGAGCGAGGCCATTCCCGCATATCTCCACCGCGCCGTATATTGCGAGGCACTCCTGCACCTCAGCGTCGACGACGCGTGGCATGTACCCCTCGGGGCATATGCTCATGTCCACTTCCCTCTCGATGACTCTTGATGGGATGACAGCAGGACCCCCTGTCATAATCACCAGAATCCGATTATTACACCGCCATTTACCGAATATCTTACCACCAGAATACGACATACCGAACAGCGCTGAGAGACGCGAGCTACATCTGCTGGGCACAAACCCTTATCCTGAGTTCCCGGCACCTCCTTAGCCCACAACTGGCAGCCTGATGGTATCCCGACCTGGCCCGGGGCGCGCCCTTAGCGAGGCCCTCTGCCCAGACTGCGCCTTTCCGTGCGGTCAGGCCCCAGGTCGAGGCCTGCGGGCCCCGGCGCAACCCCCCCCGCAGGCTGGCGGGGGGTTGCTCGAGCGCGTTTGCCCAGTTGGGCCATTTTCCATAGTGCCCCGCAGGCTGGCGGGGGGTTGCGTCCCACGCCTCCCGGGCGGCGACGTGACGGAAAAGCGCAGTCTGCAGCCCCCCAAGCTAACAGAGTGCGCTTTTCCATAAGACGCAACTCCAAACTGCGTCTTTCCGATCGGTGACGATCGCAGAGTGCGCTTTTCCGTGAGTCCATCAGGACAGAGTGCGCTTTTCCGTGAGCCGGCGCCGCGTTTGCCCAGGTGAGGAAAAGCGCATTTTACGGAAAAGCGCATTCTGGGGTTTGACGTCACGGAAAGGCGCATTTTGCGAGCTCCAGAACCGCCAGAGTGTGTCTTTTCGTAAGACGCCTCACGGAAAAGCGCATTTTGTGAGCTCTAGAACCGCCAGAATGCGTCTTTTGGTGAGACGCGTCCCGGGGGCGCGGCCAAAGTGCGCCTTTCCGTGAGGCGCTGGGCAGCAGACAGCGGGATGTCCGGCTGTCCCAGAACCTCCCCCACCTCGCCTTTCGCCTTGATCACTTTTTGCCAGACACAGTGCCCTCGTCGCGCGCAAGCTCCTGCGGCAGCGGCTCATCGATGTTACCGCGATAGAACCCCCCAAAGAAGTTCTCGGTACGTAGCACGTTAATCACTGCATGTGGCTCGACGGCGCGCATCAGGCGGATGATATCATCCTGCTCGTAGGCCGACACCACGGTGTTAAGCAGCCACATCTTCTGGTGGCGGTAGCCGCCGAAGCCCTCGACGCAGGATACCCCATGGCGATAGCGCGCCTGGTACGCAGCCATGATCTCCATTGGACGCCTCGTCGTGACCTGCAGTGTCACACGCTCGTAGCGGTGGTAGAACATACTGATCGCATTGGTCGAGATGAACTGGAAGATGATCGACCACGCTGCGTTCTCCCAGCCGAACATCGCGCCGAAGACGAGCAACATCACGCAGTTTCCGGCAAATATCTGCCCCCAGATCGTCTTGCCCGTACGGTTGGACACCATGAGCGATATGAAGTCGCTGCCGGCCGTCGATGCCCCTCCCTTGAGCGCGAGCGCTATCGAGAAGCCGTAGAGAAAGCCCCCAAAGACCACGTCGAGAAACTTTGACTCGAAGGAGACCAGCCCTGTCAGGACGTCTGGAGGAAGCACGCGCAGGAAGAAGGCCGCAAGAAAGACCTGTGCCATGGAGAAGAGCACGAAGCGCCTCGATATGTGCCTCCAGCAGAGTATCGCGACCGGAATGTTGAGCGTGATCATGCCCACGAAGGTGGGAAATGAGATGCCAAGAAGCGAGGTGATCCTATCGAGCAAGATGGCAAGGCCCGTGAACCCGCTGGAGAGCAGGTCGGCGGGCCGTATGAAAACAATCAACGTGAAGGCCTGCAAGAAGGCGGAAACGACCACGGAGCAACCCGTGATGACGCGACGCACCCCAGCGTAACGACCAAGACCTAACGCCTTGTCAATGAGCTCGTCATCCATGCAGTGCCTCGCTCTCTTGGTCATGGCCACGTATGTGCTGTATGATACCATGCCTTGTTTTCAGTGACATGCGGCAGGAACACATCAACTTTAAGTCGGCCTCGGACGCGAGCCTAGCGCCCGGGCGCGACCCGACCCGCAGACGCGGCTTAGCCCTCGGGCGCAAGCTTGGCCTAGGCCTTTTCATCCCACAGCCTGAAGGCAGCGTCACCCATCTCGGCAAGCTGCTCGAGGGCACGACCCACCGCGTCGTCGGTACAGGGACCTATGTGGTGCACCGATACGTCACGCACGGCGTCGTTGGCGTTCGCCACCGCGACGGAATGCCCAGAGACCTTGAGCATCTGCAGGTCGTTGTCCGAGTCGCCGAAGGCGACTATCTGGTCGGCGTTAACGGCGAGCAGGATCTGCAGGACGCGGACCCCTGATGCCTTGCTCCAGCCGTGCGGAACGACATCGAACATGCGGCTGCCAGGCGAGAGCAGGTCGAGCTTGGGGCAGGCGGCACGGATGCGATCGGCCCACTGGTTGTTGTCAATGCCCTCAGAGCCCTCCTCGAAGTGGAGACCCGCCGTGATGATGGGCCAGGTCGGGATGTCGTCTGGATCCACGAGCTCGCTCGCGCGCCTGCCACCCCAGGTCGTCCCCATGAGACTCTCCATGTCGCGCGCGCACACGAAGCCTCCCGCGTCGCCGCGTCCACTCACATAGACGCCCGGTAAATCGTGCACAATCTTGGCCATGAGCACCATCGAGTCGCGGTCTACCGCCGTCTGGTTGGTGAGCACGCCTCCCACGTAGATCTTCTTGCCATTGGAGAGGAGCGCCGTCTGCATGCAAGCCTCGTCACCGCGAAACGACTCGAGCACACTCGCATAGTCGCGACCAGACGCGGGACCAAAGTAAACCCCCTGGTCCACCAGGGCATGGATGGCCGAAAGCGCCCGGTCGCTCGCCTGCCTCCCCGGCGCGAGCAGGGTGTTGTCCATATCGGTAAGAACGAGTTTGACCATGAGGGCCTCCAAGCACGTCGCTTCAATCCATCATCTGATGATAGGACATCGAGCGCCTACGGATGTCGGCACACCTCCCAACGGACGACAGGGAAACAGGCGAGATGACTCGCGTCGCAGCCCGTACGTCGCGGCACACCGCACCTCGGCTAGGCTCTGCCGTGGCGTGCCCTGATCTCCTCGATGGAGAGGGATGCGGCGAGCTCGGCCAGCTGGCCGGGGGTAAGCTCGGCCATATGGCGCATCTCGTCTGTAGAGTAGGGATCCTCGTCCAGAAAGGCCGCCTTGTACGCCGCATACTCACTAGCGTTCGTGGCACGGACATACGGAACCAGGATATTCACCACATCCCCACCTTGACTCACCTGTAATTTACCCGTACATGCCTGGTAGGTGAGGATGAACGCATAGAGCGCGTCGCAGAAGTTCCCTCCCGTCGCGCAATAGACGCTGCCGTCAGAGAGGTGCTCTCCCATATTGTCGAGGAAGTCTGTGGTCGCCACGGCAACCTTCCCCGTCAGCCCCATGTTCTTGAGCTGGCCGATCGCGCCCACGAGCGGCACTCCTCCTCCCCCGGAGACGATAAGTGCATCCATAGAGGGCACGTCGCCCTCGAAGCGCTGCACCGCGCTCGCCGACTCCGAGGCCGAGACGCCCACATATATGGGTTCGGAGAGCTCGATTCGATCTGCCTCGTGGGTGGCGTTCCACTGATCGCGGGCATTCCTATACCCCCGCCACCGCAACTCGAAGGTCGCGTCCTTCTCGGTCCAGCCCTCAAGACAGATGTGGCGCCGACCGCCATCGATGAGGAGGCCAGCGAGGGTCTCACCGTTTCTCACCTCATCCTCGTGAACCGCTCCCACGTAGTAGGGGGAGTCGAGGGCTGCCTGATAGACCTGGGGCGAATCTTCCTGTGAAATCGCGCGGTAGAACTGGGTGAGGTATACAGAATTCTTGTTGCAGGCTTTGATGAGGTGAGGCATCTCGCTATCGGCTGAGTTACAGACCATCACGCCCGTGCAGCCTTCTGAGATCAGCGTGCTCACCGAGGCGATGACCTGCTTCGAGACGTGCTTGGTCTCCACGATGGCAAGGCTGCAGCCAAGGGCGTCGGCCGCCCTCTGAATGATGTTGATGGTGAGGGAGCCGAGTGCGTCTGTAGCGCTCCAGATCGACACGCCTATCCTCATCCTGCCATCCGAGAATGCGGCACCGCCACCGGAAGGCGCGATCGAACACGCGGGCAAGAGGGCTGAGGCACCAAGGCCCGCAGCCACGGCACCTGCCCTTCGGACGAACCCTCTTCTCGAAAGCACTTGCGCCATCTCCCCTCGTGGGCATGCGTCGCATGCCTCGCCGCCTACCTGCCTCGCCAAGCCCGCACGCCCTACCAGCCGTGCGCCTCATGCTCCTGCATGCTCCCATCATCTCATACCTCACGGCTTTCGTGCTCACCTAACTTCATGCTCACCTAACTTCGTATTCACCCAAGCAATTTCTCCTTCTGCGGACCTGTGGGGCACGGGTAGACCCAACCCACGTATGATAGGGACAGCGGCAGGGTCCACGTATCTTTACCATATCGGTGCCTTGTGCCATCTCTACACCGAGGAAAGGGGTCATGATGTCCGTCCATATCAGAAACTTCGGTATGACCGCAGATAGCAAGGAGGTTCATCTCTACACGCTCGAGAGCGTGAGCGGCATGCGTGTCTCCGTCACTGACCTTGGCGGCATGCTACAGGAGGTCTCGGTTCCAGATGGCAAGGGCGGCTTCATCGACGTGGCCCTGGGCTACGACGGGGCGAGTGGCTACCTGCGCTTTGGGGGATCCCTTGGGGCCATCATCGGACGCAACGCGAACCGCATCGCCGGCGCCAGCTTCGACCTTGGGGGCACAACCCACCGCCTAGCCAATAACGACGGCGAGAACAACATCCACTCTGGCCCGCACGTGTGGCGAAAGCGCCTGTGGGACGTGACCGAAGATCCCAAGGACGATCCCGATGGTGGGGCTAGCATCACGTTCGGGCTCGTGAGTCGCGACGGTGACCAGGGCTTTCCCGGTGCAGCAGACGTGAGGGCGACCTACATCCTGCACCCGGACTGGCGTCTGGAACTCGCCCTTGAGGCGCAGGTCACCAAAACGACGATAGTCAACTTGACGAGTCACGCCTACTGGAACCTCAACGGCCATGCCTCGGGATCGGTGCTACGCCACAGCTTTAGCCTGGACGCCGACGCCTACACGCCCGTAGGTAAGGGCCTCATCCCCACCGGAGAGATCGCACCCGTGGAAGGCACGCCCTACGACCTGCGCGAGAGCACGAACTTCGAGAATCGCCTGTATGCGCTTCCCGATGGCCTTGACACCAACTTCGTGCTCAAGAACGACGAGCGCCTCGAGAAGGTCGCAACGCTTGTGGGAGACGAGACGGGCGTATCCATGGACCTCTACACGGATGCGCCGGGGCTGCAGGTCTACACGGGATGTGGCCTCAAGGCCCGGGGCAAGGGTGGGGCACACTACAAGGCTTTCGACGGCGTGGCGCTCGAGCCACAGTTCTTCCCCGATGCCATACACCACAAGAACTTCCCGCAGCCCATCTATGCGCCGGGCCACCCCTTCGTGTCGAGGATGGTGTTCGCATTCGGGCTGCGGTAGGAGCGCAAGGATCGGGGCCTGGGGGCGGCGGGTCCGGGCGCGGGGCGGCGGGGCGCGCTCAGTGCTCAGTGCCCCGCAATCTGGCGGGGGGACTTCGAGGGACGTTTGCCCAGTTGGCAAGAAAAACAAACCCCCCGCCAATCTGGCGGGGGGTCCGGGACGAGCATGGAGTCCGAAGCGAGAAGTTCGAAAGCATGGGAGCAGGTGCTTTCGACCACAGAGATGGGGCGTCTCGTCCTTGAGTGCAGGGTCCCCGTACCCACCCTCGCCTGTCAATCAGTGCCGTGGTAGTGACGATGCGCGCTCACGATACGTTCGTGCATGATTTGGACCTACGCGATCCTTAGGGGAGTTGAACCCCAGGTCGTCCATAACCTTACCGTATAGGCACATTCTCTGCCTTGGAGATGGCACTCGCCTCGATCAGGCTACCGACTCTCCCGCTTTCAAAGATTTGCCCCATCCTGCGACGTTCCTGCAGGTCATCATACTCAAAGGACAAGCTCTGTCTGCCAGTTCGCCTCCTGCAGACTGTTATCAAGCAGGCGCAATTCCTTGGCTAGGGCATCGGTCCTCTCCCGCAGGGCAGAGACGTCCACCGTGCGCATAAGCTTGATCTCCCTGCGCGTATAGCGGGTGACCGACGCGCTGGCCTTGCTAATGAGCTGCTCAAGCGTGTTGATTCTCAAGATGAGGCAATCCTTCCGCGCGATAGTCTCGGTAAGCGTCCTGCCGTTCACCTTCGTCACGTTGTTCGTCGCGTTGATCGCGGCGATGAGCAGCTCAAGGCGACTCACGGCGGCCTCAAGCTCGTCGAGCAGTCGAGCGGGTTCCTCCGCAGGCCTCTCGCCCTCCTGCACGAAGCAATTGTCGGCGAGACGCTCCCCTATCTGGCTGATCTTCTTGTTCAGGTCTGCCCGCTCCTGCAGGGCCTCCGCAAGCTTCATGGTAGCTTCCTCACTGTCGCCTCCATACGACGAGGTTTGTTTCGATTCTCCGTATGCTACATGTAGTTTTTTGCCATGACCTCTGGCACACCTTGTTCGCAACTCTTTCGCAACGTATGCCCCTGCCTCTATCTTCCGCTACGGGCGATGTCTCGAGATGTGAGTGAATCACTCACTTCGGGGGAGCGATGTGAGTGAATCACTCACATCGAGCTTTCTTTCAATAGGGCTCTGACCTGCTATTTCATGTTTCTGTATAGCTCCTAAATCTCAGTTTTATCGAAAAAATCACTCACTTCGCGAGAGTACTCACTTCGCGAGAGCTGAACAGAGTGAGGGGCGGAGTAAACGCGCGACCCGCACGAGAGGAAGCTGCGTCGTACCGACGCCTACACCGTTATATTCCACACCGATAACGCGGGATAGAAAACGCGTAGTTCCCAGGGAAGAATCCGCCCCCTATACTCTTTTCAGCGCATGCGACACATAAGATCGCGAGAGAATGGGAGACGTGACATGGCTACGCTACATGCCCCTTTCAGGTATGACTACGTGGGAAGCTTCCTGCGACCAGAAGCACTCAAGAAGGCCCGTGCCGACTTCGAGACGGACGCCATCTCGGCGACGGAGCTCGCAACGGTCGAGAACGACGCTATCGAAGACCTTGTCGCCAAGCAGAAGGCGGCGGGCTACCATGTCATCACTGACGGAGAGTTTCGCCGGAGCTACTGGCATCTTGACTTCATGTGGGGGCTCGGTGGTATCGAGCACATAGAGCTCGACCATGGCTATCAGTTTCACAGCGAGGAGACGACGCACGGCTCCGCGCGCGTAACGGGCAGGATAACAGGCGAAAACCATCCGTTTGTGCAGCACTATGCGTTTGTGAAGCAGTTCGAGGAGGAAGGTGTCATCGCCAAGCAGACCATACCCTCCCCCGCCCAGACGCTGGCCGAGCTGTTCCGTGAGGACAACGGGAACGAGACCACGCGGGTGTACCCAAAGCTCGACGAGCTTATCACGGACATCGCCACAGCGTATCGCCAGGTTATCAGCGACCTCTACGCTGCGGGGTGTCGTACCATACAGCTGGATGACTGCACCTGGGGCATGATCGCGGACAGCTCGTTCTGGAAGGCAATGGCTGGCTCAGGCTTCACCCTTGAGGACGAGGCGGAAAAATACCTGCGCATCAACAACCTCGCCATCGAGGGCAAGCCAGATGACCTGGTCATCAACACCCACATCTGCCGCGGAAACTACCACTCTGACTACGCGTGCACGGGTCCCTACGACGCCGTGGCGCCCTACGTGTTTGCCCAGGAGAATGTCGATGCGCTCTACCTCGAGTACGACGACGAGCGCTCAGGCGGATTTGAGCCTCTGGCCCAGGTGTCGCCAGGCAAGAAGGTCGTGCTTGGGCTTATCACCACCAAAAGTCCCACCCTTGAGGACAAAGACAGCGTGATCCGCCGCATCCGCGAGGCGGAGCAGTACGTTCCCCTCGATCGGCTCTATCTGAGCCCACAGTGTGGGTTTGCCTCTTGTGAGATAGGCAACAAGCTCACCGAAGACGAGCAGTGGGCCAAGCTCGCGCTCGTCAAGGAGATTGCCGAGGAGGTCTGGGGCTGCTAGCCTTAGCACGCGCTAAGAGATGGCTGTAAGAGCTTTGGTAGTGTGACACGAGGCGAGAGGCGAGCCTCTCCCTCTCAGGAGGCGGCTGCGCAGACGCGCAGGACTCGGCAGCATCGTTGGCACAGGCGATGTCGCGCCTGAGAGGGAGAGTCGCCCTTGGAAGTGGTTTTTGAGAGTCACCTGGTCCGTGTCGCCTTGTCCGCCTATTACGAGCCTGACGAGCCTGAGATTCACATCGCCCCTCGGAGATCCCGAGGGGCCTTTCATGAACGTCTGCGAACGTCGAGTGTCGCGCCACGCTCTATGCTGCACATGATGGCATTGCACGTCGTGCGTCGCCGCTAAGGGTATAGGCAGCTGCGGGGCCCTTTGGGAATTACGCACGCTCGCAACTCGGGGGCAGCGGTAGCCCTGCGGCTTCCTCGCAAAGTCCGCTTGGAAATCAGCTTTGCCTAGCACTCCTCGGCATGTATGACCTGCATCTCGAACTCCATGGCCGGCATGCACTCCGACAGGTCAGCCTGAATTCTCCCGAGCGCATCCAGGCGCATCTCGACGGAGGTGTTTGCGTTCCCCTGTATGATGAAGACTGCATTTTGTGTCTCATCAGCAAACTTGTAGTTCTCTCCGTCACGAACGTCCAGCCATGCCATGATTCCCTCTGTGTCACGGTAGACGTAATCCGTCTTGGCAACATGCTTTGCCTTGGACAAAATTGGAAGGAAGGTCCCCTCTTCCTTGTTGACGGTGAACTCTATCTGTCCGTGAACCTTATCGAGATCGTGCCCACCGATCGCCAGCAGTGAGCGCAGTGACTCGACGTTGTAGATGTCGATAACGCTGTTGATGCGCGGTAGGGAGCCGCGATGCTGGACGTTTCGGATAAGCGCCGGAACAGTGGGGGGATTTCTCTTCACACTGCGCCCCACGCGCTGCAGCAGGTTCTTGTAGCCCTGGATAACGGGATGGCTCGATACCTCGTCGACATCGCACCTCAGTGCCCAGTCCTCCATCTCCCTCTGTTTCTTCAAAAATGAGTCGGATAACGTTGCCCCTGGATCTACGTTGCGCGCAATCCCAACCACAACGTGTTGTATCCCAAGCGCCGCCATGCTCTTGTCGATATGGAATCTCATGGGAGACGTACCTCCATGACTGTGGGCAGAGCCCTCACGTTACGTTTGGGGAACGGCCGTCTGACCGCACACCCACCTACCATGGGCATCATAGCATCCTTGCTGGGCTCGGGTGGTGTTCGAGCAGATCGCATGTGCTAAAAGGTGGATTGAGCTTAGGGTGATAGAGCGCAGGGAACGGTACGGGTGACATCTGACGCCGCGATCGAGGAACGCCTCGAGTCGGGGCCGACCCACCGCTTTGCCTCGACGAACCAGAGGCGCTCGCGCGCCACGAAGCCGCAGCCCGCGACCCTGGCGCACGACGAGCAGGCAGCGCGACAAACGACCTTTCTTATGGCCTCCTGCCCCCAATTCAGGGTATACTGTCATTGACGTCGAGCTCCACCCGGGTTGGTTAGTGCCGGGGCAGAGAATCGGCGTCTTTGCTATTTGACGCGTTCCATATACCTATGGTGCAGGACGATCAGCCCCCTGACATCGCGAAGCCTCGAAACGAAGCCCACCAACGCCTTCTCGTCATCCTTTTCAAGCGTCTCCAGCGACAAATCAACGATGACCCTCTGGGAC
The DNA window shown above is from Olsenella sp. oral taxon 807 and carries:
- a CDS encoding YitT family protein, with protein sequence MDDELIDKALGLGRYAGVRRVITGCSVVVSAFLQAFTLIVFIRPADLLSSGFTGLAILLDRITSLLGISFPTFVGMITLNIPVAILCWRHISRRFVLFSMAQVFLAAFFLRVLPPDVLTGLVSFESKFLDVVFGGFLYGFSIALALKGGASTAGSDFISLMVSNRTGKTIWGQIFAGNCVMLLVFGAMFGWENAAWSIIFQFISTNAISMFYHRYERVTLQVTTRRPMEIMAAYQARYRHGVSCVEGFGGYRHQKMWLLNTVVSAYEQDDIIRLMRAVEPHAVINVLRTENFFGGFYRGNIDEPLPQELARDEGTVSGKK
- a CDS encoding HAD family hydrolase — its product is MVKLVLTDMDNTLLAPGRQASDRALSAIHALVDQGVYFGPASGRDYASVLESFRGDEACMQTALLSNGKKIYVGGVLTNQTAVDRDSMVLMAKIVHDLPGVYVSGRGDAGGFVCARDMESLMGTTWGGRRASELVDPDDIPTWPIITAGLHFEEGSEGIDNNQWADRIRAACPKLDLLSPGSRMFDVVPHGWSKASGVRVLQILLAVNADQIVAFGDSDNDLQMLKVSGHSVAVANANDAVRDVSVHHIGPCTDDAVGRALEQLAEMGDAAFRLWDEKA
- a CDS encoding LacI family transcriptional regulator — encoded protein: MAQVLSRRGFVRRAGAVAAGLGASALLPACSIAPSGGGAAFSDGRMRIGVSIWSATDALGSLTINIIQRAADALGCSLAIVETKHVSKQVIASVSTLISEGCTGVMVCNSADSEMPHLIKACNKNSVYLTQFYRAISQEDSPQVYQAALDSPYYVGAVHEDEVRNGETLAGLLIDGGRRHICLEGWTEKDATFELRWRGYRNARDQWNATHEADRIELSEPIYVGVSASESASAVQRFEGDVPSMDALIVSGGGGVPLVGAIGQLKNMGLTGKVAVATTDFLDNMGEHLSDGSVYCATGGNFCDALYAFILTYQACTGKLQVSQGGDVVNILVPYVRATNASEYAAYKAAFLDEDPYSTDEMRHMAELTPGQLAELAASLSIEEIRARHGRA
- a CDS encoding aldose epimerase family protein; translated protein: MMSVHIRNFGMTADSKEVHLYTLESVSGMRVSVTDLGGMLQEVSVPDGKGGFIDVALGYDGASGYLRFGGSLGAIIGRNANRIAGASFDLGGTTHRLANNDGENNIHSGPHVWRKRLWDVTEDPKDDPDGGASITFGLVSRDGDQGFPGAADVRATYILHPDWRLELALEAQVTKTTIVNLTSHAYWNLNGHASGSVLRHSFSLDADAYTPVGKGLIPTGEIAPVEGTPYDLRESTNFENRLYALPDGLDTNFVLKNDERLEKVATLVGDETGVSMDLYTDAPGLQVYTGCGLKARGKGGAHYKAFDGVALEPQFFPDAIHHKNFPQPIYAPGHPFVSRMVFAFGLR
- a CDS encoding DIP1984 family protein, producing MKLAEALQERADLNKKISQIGERLADNCFVQEGERPAEEPARLLDELEAAVSRLELLIAAINATNNVTKVNGRTLTETIARKDCLILRINTLEQLISKASASVTRYTRREIKLMRTVDVSALRERTDALAKELRLLDNSLQEANWQTELVL
- a CDS encoding 5-methyltetrahydropteroyltriglutamate--homocysteine S-methyltransferase, whose product is MATLHAPFRYDYVGSFLRPEALKKARADFETDAISATELATVENDAIEDLVAKQKAAGYHVITDGEFRRSYWHLDFMWGLGGIEHIELDHGYQFHSEETTHGSARVTGRITGENHPFVQHYAFVKQFEEEGVIAKQTIPSPAQTLAELFREDNGNETTRVYPKLDELITDIATAYRQVISDLYAAGCRTIQLDDCTWGMIADSSFWKAMAGSGFTLEDEAEKYLRINNLAIEGKPDDLVINTHICRGNYHSDYACTGPYDAVAPYVFAQENVDALYLEYDDERSGGFEPLAQVSPGKKVVLGLITTKSPTLEDKDSVIRRIREAEQYVPLDRLYLSPQCGFASCEIGNKLTEDEQWAKLALVKEIAEEVWGC
- a CDS encoding B3/4 domain-containing protein, producing the protein MRFHIDKSMAALGIQHVVVGIARNVDPGATLSDSFLKKQREMEDWALRCDVDEVSSHPVIQGYKNLLQRVGRSVKRNPPTVPALIRNVQHRGSLPRINSVIDIYNVESLRSLLAIGGHDLDKVHGQIEFTVNKEEGTFLPILSKAKHVAKTDYVYRDTEGIMAWLDVRDGENYKFADETQNAVFIIQGNANTSVEMRLDALGRIQADLSECMPAMEFEMQVIHAEEC